The Nerophis lumbriciformis linkage group LG05, RoL_Nlum_v2.1, whole genome shotgun sequence genome contains a region encoding:
- the LOC133606582 gene encoding beta-2-microglobulin-like, giving the protein MKLLAFLLALAAVYLEVGSKFSQPKVQVYTYNPAKFGEENTVICHVSEFHPPDIHIKLFKNGEEIGEAVQTDLSFKKNWHFHLTKHIETTLVRGDKFMCKVLHGTYSGKDFDWEANM; this is encoded by the exons ATGAAGCTTCTAGCATTTTTGCTAGCCCTGGCTGCTGTTTACTTGGAAGTGGGCTCCAAGTTCA GTCAACCAAAAGTTCAGGTCTACACCTACAACCCAGCAAAGTTTGGGGAGGAAAACACGGTGATCTGTCACGTGAGCGAATTCCACCCCCCTGACATCCACATCAAGTTGTTCAAGAATGGAGAGGAGATCGGCGAGGCCGTCCAGACAGATCTGAGCTTCAAGAAGAACTGGCACTTCCATCTGACCAAGCACATTGAGACTACACTTGTGCGAGGAGACAAGTTCATGTGTAAAGTTCTTCACGGGACGTATTCAGGAAAAGACTTCGACTGGG aGGCTAACATGTAA